A portion of the Pirellulales bacterium genome contains these proteins:
- a CDS encoding PHP domain-containing protein, with the protein MKNAEIATAFDLVADILEFQNANPFRVRAYRNASRTIGDLSEPLEKIAADPERKLTAISSVGAELAEKIKVMVATGSLPMLVELQAQVPSSVLALLRIPGVGPKKAALLHKELGIKTLEELKAACEAQQVRVLKGFGEKTEAAILAGLAFAASPEVARLYWAEADVYAQALLAHMQACKHVQQMELAGSYRRGRETIGDLDMLVESDRVTEVMDHFGAFESVISVLARGETKMSVQLANALQVDLRIVPAKSYGAALVYFTGSKAHNVVLRGMAKDRGLKINEYGVFQVVVPAKDKKKTASTEKTKTKPTKKAAVAESNDDSVEGIYIAGRTEEDVYATLDLPWIPSELREDRWEFAWAAENKLPHLIELSDMIGDLHMHTDASDGKATLEEMVAAAQSLELKYIAITDHSPRVSVANGLNADRLKKQWEQIDKLNEKLRGFTVLKGVEVDILEKGSLDLDDQCLSQADWVVASVHFGQNQPREQITKRIVDALANPNVCAIAHPTGRIINRRKSYDVDLEAVYEAALKHKKILELNSNPARLDLDDIHCAACRQRGIPVVISTDAHSVAGLDVMRFGILQARRAGLTKADVANTRPWTQIKKLLGRK; encoded by the coding sequence ATGAAAAACGCCGAGATTGCCACTGCCTTCGATTTGGTCGCCGACATTCTGGAATTTCAAAATGCCAATCCATTCCGGGTGCGAGCGTATCGAAATGCTTCGCGCACGATTGGCGATTTATCGGAGCCGCTGGAAAAAATTGCGGCGGATCCAGAGCGAAAGCTAACGGCAATTTCCAGCGTCGGCGCGGAGCTGGCCGAGAAAATCAAAGTCATGGTGGCCACCGGCTCGCTTCCCATGCTGGTGGAATTGCAAGCCCAGGTGCCAAGCAGCGTGCTGGCGCTGTTGCGCATTCCCGGCGTGGGGCCGAAAAAAGCGGCGCTTCTGCACAAAGAGTTGGGAATTAAAACCCTCGAAGAGTTGAAAGCAGCCTGCGAAGCGCAGCAGGTGCGAGTACTGAAGGGCTTTGGTGAAAAGACCGAGGCGGCCATTCTCGCCGGATTGGCGTTCGCTGCTTCGCCGGAAGTGGCTCGGTTGTATTGGGCCGAAGCCGACGTGTATGCCCAGGCGCTGCTAGCGCACATGCAGGCTTGCAAACATGTGCAGCAAATGGAATTGGCCGGCAGCTACCGCCGCGGGCGAGAAACCATCGGCGATTTGGACATGCTGGTCGAAAGCGACCGCGTGACGGAAGTGATGGATCACTTCGGCGCGTTTGAAAGCGTCATTAGCGTGCTTGCGCGCGGCGAAACAAAAATGTCGGTCCAGTTGGCCAACGCCCTGCAGGTGGATCTACGCATTGTGCCCGCCAAGTCATACGGCGCGGCCTTGGTTTATTTCACCGGCTCCAAGGCACACAACGTGGTGCTCCGCGGCATGGCGAAAGATCGGGGTTTGAAAATCAATGAATACGGCGTGTTCCAAGTAGTTGTGCCAGCAAAGGACAAGAAAAAAACCGCCTCGACTGAAAAAACGAAAACCAAACCAACGAAAAAAGCGGCGGTCGCAGAATCGAATGACGACAGCGTCGAGGGAATTTACATCGCTGGGCGCACGGAAGAAGACGTGTACGCCACGCTCGATTTGCCCTGGATTCCCTCTGAATTGCGAGAAGATCGCTGGGAATTTGCCTGGGCGGCGGAAAACAAATTGCCGCACCTCATCGAGCTGAGCGACATGATCGGTGACCTGCACATGCACACCGATGCCTCCGACGGCAAGGCCACGCTGGAAGAAATGGTTGCCGCCGCTCAATCGCTGGAGCTGAAGTACATTGCCATTACCGATCATTCGCCCCGTGTGAGCGTGGCCAACGGCTTGAATGCGGACCGGCTGAAAAAACAGTGGGAACAAATCGACAAGCTCAACGAAAAGCTGCGAGGCTTCACGGTGCTCAAAGGCGTAGAAGTCGACATTCTGGAAAAAGGCTCGCTCGATTTGGACGATCAATGCCTCAGCCAGGCCGATTGGGTCGTCGCCAGCGTTCACTTTGGCCAGAACCAACCGCGCGAGCAAATCACCAAGCGGATTGTCGATGCGTTGGCCAACCCGAACGTGTGCGCCATCGCCCATCCGACAGGCCGCATCATCAACCGCCGCAAATCGTACGATGTCGATTTGGAAGCGGTTTACGAAGCCGCGCTCAAGCACAAAAAAATCTTGGAACTCAATAGCAATCCCGCTCGGCTCGATTTGGACGACATTCACTGCGCCGCCTGCCGGCAGCGCGGCATTCCGGTGGTTATTTCGACTGATGCCCACAGCGTGGCGGGCTTGGACGTCATGCGGTTCGGCATTCTGCAAGCCCGGCGAGCAGGGCTAACCAAAGCCGACGTGGCCAACACCCGGCCGTGGACGCAAATCAAAAAACTGCTGGGACGCAAGTGA
- the metG gene encoding methionine--tRNA ligase, translating into MTARQILVTAALPYANGPIHLGHLVEYIQTDIWVRFQKLRGNNCIFICADDTHGTAIMIRARQEGRSEEALIADMREQHLRDFTGFHIDFANYGSTHSSENRRLCGEFWKSLRAADMVREREVTQLYDPAAKTFLADRFVKGTCPKCKSPNQYGDTCDNCGSTYSPSDLIDPVSTLSGAKPELRSAPHLFIELEKLHAFLSQWSQTGDEHSPLQSEVANYLKGHFLNEPLHDWDISRPVPYFGFEIADSPGNYWYVWFDAPIGYMASLTEWCQKNGQKFETWWPRNGNSQIGSPFSRDAQRSDDAPASEIHHFIGKDITYFHTLFWPGMLQIAGFQLPTKVHIHGFLTVGGEKMSKSKGTFIQASTYLKHLNPAYLRYYYASKLSSRVDDLDLNPDEFVMKVNSDLVGKVVNLASRTARFVEETGLSNNYVPYSEKDSGPESLEVRTGWSYFNSARDYGDIIADAYERCDFGSAMRETMFLADQANVFVDKKAPWALRKDPVRAKELQDICTVALNLFRQLAIYLAPVLPELAKQAGELLNDPITHWDQAKTPLVGTRVNKFKPMLTRVEPAQVQAMIEESKPTESTTSASPGVAAGANPSSLAAQTSSVSNNGPEALAAEPLAAECTIDDFTKIDLRVARILTAEEVPDARKLLKLTLSLGGDVRKTVFAGIKKAYPQPEKLVGRLVICVANLQPRQMKFGLSEGMVTAAGGGGDEVFLLSPDSGAKPGHRVH; encoded by the coding sequence ATGACCGCTCGCCAAATTCTTGTTACCGCCGCGCTTCCCTACGCCAATGGGCCCATCCATTTGGGCCACCTGGTCGAGTACATCCAAACCGACATTTGGGTGCGGTTCCAAAAGCTGCGTGGCAATAACTGCATTTTCATTTGCGCCGACGATACACACGGCACGGCCATTATGATTCGCGCCCGGCAAGAAGGCCGCAGCGAAGAAGCGCTGATTGCCGACATGCGCGAGCAGCACCTGCGCGATTTCACGGGCTTTCACATCGATTTTGCCAACTACGGCAGCACGCATAGTTCGGAAAACCGGCGGCTGTGCGGCGAATTTTGGAAATCGCTGCGGGCCGCCGATATGGTGCGCGAGCGCGAAGTTACCCAATTGTACGATCCGGCGGCAAAAACATTTTTGGCCGATCGATTTGTGAAGGGCACGTGCCCCAAGTGTAAATCGCCCAATCAATACGGCGATACGTGCGACAACTGTGGCTCAACCTACAGCCCCAGCGATTTGATCGACCCCGTCAGCACGCTTTCGGGGGCCAAGCCGGAGCTGCGCAGTGCGCCACATTTATTTATTGAGCTGGAAAAGCTGCACGCATTCTTGAGCCAGTGGTCACAGACCGGCGACGAACACTCGCCGCTGCAATCCGAAGTGGCCAATTATTTGAAAGGGCATTTTCTCAACGAGCCGCTGCACGATTGGGATATTTCCCGCCCGGTGCCGTACTTCGGCTTCGAAATTGCCGACAGCCCCGGCAATTATTGGTACGTATGGTTCGACGCCCCGATCGGCTACATGGCCTCGCTCACCGAGTGGTGCCAAAAAAATGGCCAGAAGTTTGAAACGTGGTGGCCGCGGAACGGGAATTCGCAAATCGGCTCACCGTTTAGCCGCGATGCGCAGCGGAGCGATGACGCGCCAGCTTCCGAAATTCATCACTTCATCGGCAAAGACATCACCTACTTCCACACGCTGTTTTGGCCCGGCATGTTACAAATCGCCGGCTTTCAATTGCCGACGAAAGTTCACATTCACGGCTTTCTCACCGTCGGCGGCGAGAAAATGTCTAAGAGTAAGGGCACGTTCATCCAAGCGTCGACTTACTTGAAGCATCTGAATCCGGCCTACTTGCGCTATTACTACGCTAGCAAACTCAGTTCGCGCGTCGACGACCTTGACTTGAACCCCGACGAGTTTGTGATGAAAGTGAATTCCGACCTCGTCGGCAAAGTCGTGAACCTCGCCAGCCGCACCGCGAGGTTTGTGGAAGAGACGGGATTGTCGAATAACTACGTTCCTTACTCAGAGAAAGATTCAGGCCCAGAAAGTCTTGAAGTACGAACAGGTTGGAGTTATTTCAATTCGGCTAGGGATTATGGGGACATTATTGCAGATGCGTATGAGCGATGTGATTTCGGCAGTGCAATGCGCGAAACCATGTTTTTGGCCGACCAAGCAAATGTATTTGTCGACAAAAAAGCTCCCTGGGCGCTTCGAAAAGATCCGGTTCGCGCCAAAGAGCTACAAGATATTTGCACAGTCGCCTTGAATCTCTTCCGCCAACTCGCCATTTACCTCGCTCCGGTTTTGCCGGAACTGGCCAAGCAAGCCGGCGAATTGCTCAACGATCCAATCACGCATTGGGACCAAGCCAAAACGCCACTGGTAGGCACGCGCGTCAACAAATTCAAACCAATGCTCACCCGAGTTGAACCTGCACAGGTGCAAGCCATGATCGAAGAGAGTAAACCAACCGAGTCGACTACATCCGCTTCACCCGGCGTGGCCGCCGGGGCTAATCCCTCCTCCCTCGCAGCTCAAACCTCGTCTGTTTCCAACAATGGTCCCGAGGCGCTGGCCGCCGAGCCGCTCGCCGCGGAATGCACCATCGACGATTTCACTAAAATCGATTTGCGAGTGGCCCGCATTCTCACTGCCGAGGAAGTTCCCGACGCCCGCAAGTTGCTCAAGCTCACGCTGAGCCTCGGCGGCGATGTGCGGAAAACCGTGTTTGCCGGCATCAAAAAAGCATACCCGCAGCCGGAAAAACTCGTGGGCCGGCTCGTAATTTGCGTGGCCAATTTGCAACCGCGGCAAATGAAGTTTGGCTTGAGCGAAGGCATGGTTACGGCAGCCGGTGGCGGCGGCGACGAAGTATTTTTGCTTTCGCCCGACAGCGGCGCCAAACCCGGCCACCGCGTGCACTAG